Genomic window (Nymphaea colorata isolate Beijing-Zhang1983 chromosome 1, ASM883128v2, whole genome shotgun sequence):
GACTTATACAAACAGGACCATGTAGACCACCAACCATATTGCACGAAACTACAAGTCTCTACTTGACATGCCTTTGTAATGCCATTTGCTCTCAACCAAtattacaaatatcattttcggGTATTAAACGGCAAGGTTGTTCTTAGGCATAATGTGGCAGAGTTGTTTTTCTAGGGAAAATCTCCAGAAAATCTCagcaagtttttaaaaaataaaaaaaaatcctaaaaataacatgtataaaatgtgaaaataaaaatctggtgactaaaaaaatgtaaaataacgcacaaaaaaatgcaacaaaatggaaaaacagaaaaaaagagtttttttcattttgatgtttcttcaaaaaatgtatttttttcccttttttcggCTTGAGATGAGCTTGGGCAACTTAAGCTTGATTCGAGTCTTGAAAAGCAGCTCGAGCTTCATTTCACCAACTTGACTCAACCTGCTCAAACTTGAGCCTAGCTGGAGCCTGGCTCAGCTAAGCACAAATTTGAGCCCACCTCGGCTAAACCAGAACCAACTAagcattacaaaaaaaaaaaaagttttcgaAGAGAAGGACAAATACCACTTTGAAATGGAGGCCTCCttttgaaaagcaaatcagATGACCAGTACACCAATGGAGTCGATTACTTTTGATTCGAACTCAACTCACTGTACACCCTTTCGCACAGTTGATTTCAGTAAAGAATAGGTTTTGAGCACATGGATGTGATTTTAAAATGACTATCAAagacataaaaaattaatggaAACACTAAAATCACCAAAACTCCATGTCGAGAAAATTTGtaactttattttttgaaaaacaagatACAAAGTAAAATTCCTAGCAAAGAAAACCATGCTTCTGCATCCCTAACATCAGGCCGAGTGAGAAGTGGCAAAGAGATGTAGAATAAAATCTCATGCAACGCCCCACTCCTGCCAGCACCCAAAGAGATTCAGCTGAGCACCTATGAACCATCATTGGGTGAAAGAATTTGGACAGTGAAGTCAAATTAAAATTCCAGACACACTAAAGCTTGTGAAAAATGTAGGCAGCTCTTTTACATACAATCATGGGCAAATGAACCCATTTGGTGAAAACTCAGGACAGCAAGCATGAGGAACATACAGCTGGTCTATTTAACTTTTAACAGCTGTAGACAGAAAAAACATGGATAAATACTTTACCTTCTTGCGGACATAACAGAAGCCACTAAACTGCATAGTCGCACCCAAGAGAGAATCAATAAGGCTACCAATAACCCCAGCCAACATACTGAGAGGCAAAACCAACAGCTGCTTCAGAGCCACATCCACATTACAACTTGCTGTAAGAAGTCCAACAAGAATGAATGTCAAGCCAACAACACTTCCAGCTGCTGCTGCAGCAATAAGACCTGATACAGTCACAGCCCCATTTGTACCCTTTGGGACCGTCTGAAAAGAAAGCATCAATAGGTTCAGAAAAGACCGACGTAGggaaaaataaacagaaaagcATATAATGTTACAGTGTTTTACTAAAAATTGTAGTTAGGTCATGTCACTTCAAGAACTAAGTGCCATTGATAAGAAGTGCTGTTTCTGCAAGCAGGAATTGAATGAAAGCAGTCTTTCCAAGCATGACATAAGTCAGATGTGTAGATGAATTTGGAGCATCAGCAACAAGCTTACATTGAATGTGTAACTGGATACACATTTCATCCAACTAAACAAATTCTTCGCAGCAGTATAGGTTAATAGATTCGGTGATTTCTACAACACCAGAGAACAAATCCAGAATACTAGAATATGtgcacttctttttcttttttcttaactttgtctttgtcttttgCTTCCCTTTTATCTTTTACAATATGTTCATGcatatttgtattttttattcatctttATATATGTCAGATGCAGAAAAATTAGTTTGTAAACTTCCATAGGGACATGACCAATGATTATGTGGTAAAGAATCATTTAAacaattgttaaaaatattattcttagGTTGTTACTGGCAAAGTTTTCCTGGATACTAATCAGAAATTTTCTTGTCCTCAGGAAAATCTTGggaattcaaaaattgaaaaatacaagaaTAATGAATTTTGAGTTTCTGGAGATATTGTTACAAAGATAttcttaaaaaatcaaaatagttaTTACAATGTTAAAAGAGgccttaaaatattaaaatttattaaaaaaaattggaataaaACATGACAATGCCGCAACAAAACtgctatattttcaaaatatcatgcatttttcacctttttctttcgTCTTCcctcattttcagtttttaatgCAATGTTTTAGGAAAAAATGGCAAggtttgtgacaatgatttacACCAATATTATCTCATGTACAAGAACCTGAaaattcataagtcataacacATCTCATAAATCTGCTGAAATGCATCCATCTTTGTTTTAACATGATAACACTTGCTTGTTAATAAAAGCTACTTTACACATGCTATTcttgagaaacaaaaaacagatgGCAGCAACTAGACATAATTTGAGGCAGTTCACAactaaaccaaaagaaaatctGTGAATATCATGCTTACTAACTCTTCCTACATATAACCAATTTTTTAGTGAAGAAATGTGCCAAATTGGTAGAAAAAGCGGGAAAATCAGAACTACAATAGGAATTTATTAAAATATAGTGCTGCCCAGCTAAGTTATACATAAATCGATTTAACTTATCTGACCAATGTAAGAGACTATATGGTACCTTAAATGTTGTTATAAGACGAGGCTGCGCATCACTAAGCATCCCCAACTCTGATGACCAAGTATCTCCATTGCAACAGGCGTAGTGTCCAATTATACCACCCATTAAACATGTTACCAAGGATGATTCTTTAGAATCTAAGCAAACATCTTTCCAACCCGTCAAATATCCAACTGCAACCAACAGAATGGTTGCAATTCCACTGTTTGATAGAACCTGAATCCTGAAAGATTAAGAGATTTTGAAGAGAACATGATATGATGCTGAAGATAAATGAAGCCATTATTATTGCTCAATCTTAAACATATAGCTGAGCTTTGAAGAAAGCTCAGGATTTGCTAGATCAAAATGACTAGGAAGGATTGAGAAGGCCACTGCATCACGACAAACTTTCTGAAAGTGACATGATGCAGTACAGATGCAGGCCAGCTGACAATGCAGGAACATCTGCTGTGCCAGAAAGAGCAGGATAGTTGAATTCCCTTAATCATTGGCCCTTGTTATCTTTCAATATAAGATGATGGACAGAGCAAATTTTCAGAAGTCTGATTAATACTGAATCCTTGGGCCTTAACATAATCCTtttcaaaaaagagaagggagaaCTAGAAtaatctgaaaattttaaaccaCATTCAGTTACTTTTCATAAATGAGATCAAACTGATGGGAGCTCATCCTGATAAAATCTCCATTCTTCAGCTTATGTTTaacatgcatgtgtgcatgtAAAAGATACAGTGATGATATTGGTAGTTACACAATAAAGTACAATATGAGACAGTTTGGCAACCTCTGCaaggatttcatttttcatgttgacTTGTTTACAAGAATGCTTCTGAACCCTGCACCAACTAGCAGAATTCTAGTGGTTGTAAAGCCTGCTGTAGACTGTGCAGTTTCTATCAGGTAAGGGAGGTTGGCTGGAAGAAGCAAGCTAGATAAACTCCCTGACTATTAGCATGATTCTTTTCTCTAGGAGAgaaatgcattctcatgaatttaAAGAAGAGGTGGCAAAGCAATATCAACTAGCAAAGAATGCAATCGAGTCCAAATCATTATGGATGTGGATTTGTCAAATTTGTTAAATTGGATGTACCCTAATTGTATAGTGGCTTTCAGAGatttgatgaaaaacaaaatttcataacaAATTCATGGTGCAGTCTGCCGCTTTTTTTGTGTAAATAAATCCTATCAGAAAATTGTTGATTCAAAAGGTCTGAAGTTTGAACATTTTGTCTATATCTACAGACTGAAAAGAAGAACACTCAGTTCTTCTAGCAAGTTTCTTACTCTGGTGACACCTGTCATTAGTTCCAAAATTAGTAGTATCTCAACTACATTTGCCATTTTTTCAGCTCTATCATCACCATACTCGGCATAAATATTGTGGCTGATTCACGGTCATCATCTGCACTAAAACTATTCCCTTTCTGGACAATCATTTCATCCATGATTATAGGATACCTTTAGTTGTCCATTTACGAGATAATAATGAAAGGTAAAACAATGAAGGCGTATTGGGCCTTTATCCGATGCCTTTCTTTCCCCAGTAAGGATATCACCATGTGGTCACTGGGCGGATTGAGAAACCGTTCCTGAAATCTTCCTTCACCTTATCCCCTGGTCTAGACCTTACGCAGAATTGTACCATAAATATGTAACTATGAAGTACTATAAGCTTCATCTAGAGCTAACTATACCCGGCAAGGCCAGCCAGCACATTCTCATTCTCTGTCACACTTATTTAAAGTAGGCCAAAATATTGATTCATTGATCTAGTCACATACTAGGAAGAGGAAAacagaacaagaacaaaaacaagaaagcataaaaatagaaaagagaCGAGGGATATACCAATTACGCTGCCCTCCCACTTTGAATGAGTCATCAGCCCCGCGCTTCTTATCCTCTCCCATCTTCGTCAACTTCGAAGAGGTGAAAAAGAACGCCAATATAATCGCCCCAAATCTTATGAAACAAGAAACCAAAGGTAGGAATACTTCAATTCTCGACGATAACGAGACCCCAAAAAGTATAACTAAGAACAAAGGAGGAATACAACCAGAAGAAGCAGAAGACGCTCTCTCACCTGTAACTCGCCGCTATGTGGATCGACAGCACGAGAAACCCCATGAATGCGCCTGATTTGCTCAAGGACCCATGCTTGAACGCCCTGATAGCTACCAACAAGGAGACGACGACAGCTATGGCTCCTCTGATCGCTAATCCCTCCAtcccctctctcttcttcctcgttcCTCCTTCTCTGCAAGTTGCAACAGACCCTGGTGACGGATTTAGCATAGGAGAAGACCTCCCGCCATTTTCTTgtcagctttctttttttctaattaattttcaattaaatttctttttcagttATTTGGGATTCACAGTAACAGCTACCGGTTTTGGTAGTATGAATGCCAGGAAAAAATCGTCAGTGTCACTCTCAAGTGCATCCTTGAATCAAGCCCCGGAGCTCGGATCCAAACCAAGAATTTCTTGGGTCCGTCTTGTTCTGGCCTGCCTGTTTGGATCCGGGCTCGGATTTGGAGAATCTAAACCGGACCATCTCATTGTACCAAGATCCTAGATTTACTTGAATCGGTGAACTTTGTGGTCAGCATTTTATctggattggatttggactgAAATTCAAATTTCCTCACATGTTGGAATCTTTGTGTaccttatttttaaaaacatttatttacatacctaatttcaaaaactataatttttcttcttctttttttttcctgctctTGATATCAACTTGAGATCAAGTAAAGCTTGTCTATTTGTCCAACCGAGCCTAGATTGAAGGACCTGGACTTGGCCCTGACCCGGTTTGTCTATGTCTCCAAACCACATATTTACATATGGCAAACTAGAGAGGTGAGGGCTTCATATTTGGGTGTTGGCTTAATTTTTCTAAACTTATTTCTCTCAACTTAATCCGTTTCGAATGGACTCTCTCTCCTAGAATTGACTGGGAACATGCAAGAAGCATGTGCCTCCGTTTCTTCTTGGCCAAATATCTTGCTCACCAAAGCAGTGGTGATCCCAACAACTTCGGTCCAAGTCTTTTCCCTCGTTAAAAATGCCGTTGGTtgtagggatgttaatatatttgatCTGGATCTAATATCTGATCGAAttgttctgaaaaaaaaaatcggatatgaagaaaaaaccttaatattcgattaagaagTCAGACCGGGTTCGATTTAAGAAAGGACATCAGATCAAATtcggattggatttagttttaaataaatatcttgtatcCACTGCTCTTACGTTTTGAAAAAAATCTATTCAAAATAATGTGAAATCGGACTTGTTTTGTGTCCAATACCCGCCTGTTCTAGTTTGGTTTAGTTTTGGGTCGAGCTGGTGTGAGTCAGGTCCGCCTGGCTGCGCCTATTTGAAAACTATAAAACCTATAATGTGTATTGCAAGTTAGAGTAATGCAATATAAATCACATATTAACAAATTTATCTTGGTAACAAGAATATAACTGCATGAACATGAGAAggtaaagaagaaaatgaatgcatATTAAATGGGTGACAACAATTTAACAACAAAGATAAAACAAACTCTCAAATCCGGCCCCTCGCCCACAGGCAGCAAACTACGTGACCGGGTCCTACCAGATATTATATCCAGCTGAGCCAAACCCAGAAAACAACAGCCCGTGTGTCAAATTGTGGATCAGTAACTGCTTCCAAAGGAGCATTAGTGACGGTTTATAGTATAACAACGGTTTACAGTATTTTTATCAACGGTTTATAATGGCATCAAagacatatttttaatttttaatcatccgACGATTATTCAGAATATATTCAATTGTTACAAATTTTATTCTCAGGTTTTGAGATTTGAAGGGAAGAACAAGCATGTCTGAGCATCGGATTCAGTCAACGTTGACAGCACACGTCTTTCCTAGAACCAAGAAGCTTCCTTACCCGAACATCACAAGTTTCTTTCACTTTGAAGATGCCTTCTCAACTCAAGGATCATCATGCCTGGCTAAGCCAGAGAATCATCAGCAAGCGTTCTCTAGTTTCTAGAAAGAAATGAAGGCCAACTAAACAAGATCATTCGCTTACACTTGCTAAAATATATAATCACCCGGAGGAACAGCAGTCTTCAGTATTTCTCTGGTCTAGCAGTTAAATACAGCTACCCGTGAGAAGTTAAAATACTGAATTCCAGGGCAaatgattttcagaagtttTTGATACCTCATCTTGCTTGGAATTAATAATAATTCCTTCAACAATTCAAACTTAATAAATGCttgaaattatttattttgtccAAAGTTTTAGATCAGATGTTTTGCAGTCAGATCCACATACAGTTTAGATTTGAATACGAATTCCAATAGAAGTTGCACAGTAATAATAATCCCTTCAACAATTCAAACTGGGCAATTAACTGAAACACCATTCTCTagcatattttaaaataataaacttaAAAAGCATTAGATCAAACTAGCCCCCATGACAGACAATAAGCCAATTTATAATGTACAGCATACTGAAgatttaaaacttgaaaacaagaaaaagggtTTACATACAAGGGAACACAGAGAAACAAGCAAAACCAAACTACCAAAGCTCAGAAGGATTAAAAGTGGTATGGTTCCCCCAAGCTTGCATCCGAAAAGTGGTATGGCTTTTTTCTATCCCGAAAAAAAAGCCTAGTGTACAACCGAAGCACTAAGTCTCCTTTTAGATATGATATGAGGACGGTACCTGTTTGCTCTCTTACCAATGAATAAATGCAGTATAtgttatatgtgtgtgtgtgtgtgtgagagagagagagagagagagagagagagatctcgaaatatttcaaaacaagtgGAAGATACCACCTTGCTGGAAAGAGTAGGAAGAGAGGAAACATGGGGTTATAGAGCCTAGAGGACCTACTCAAAAATTGCTACAAGGACAGGAGGGTCCAGCAAGGACAAGTGCTGCCGGTGCCCTTGCAACTCTTGCGACATACTTCCCAAATGCAacctaaaaaaatatcaatcacATGTTGTTCTGTCAACCGAATCTCCGTCTACCTCTTCCTCTACCTCTACCTCTGCCCACACGTCCACCTTCAGCTTGTATTCCTTCTCTTCCAAAGTTGAACATACTCATGCGTATTTTGTCTGCTTCAGATTCATGACACCCTGCAAACTGAACATAATCAAGCAGCAAAGAATgatcaggaaaaagaaaagctcattgagaaatataaaaaaagaagatgctCACATTTTGATCTTCCAAATTTAATTGTCTCTGTAGCTGCCTAGCAATTTCTTCATCACTTCTTACATCTAAACCAGTCTCAAGTTTGCCTGAGATCCCGGTGGtggattttcttttctcccatTCATCCAGCGTAAAAACTGCTGGTTCTTCAGCTTTTCCTTTACCACGCTGCCTTGTGCCTCTCCCACGCATAGGTTGCCTGCCATCCTTGTCTGGTTTGTTCATTCTTCCAAATAGTTTTTGGGCAGCAGCTTGATTTTGAATAGGGACAGCATCTGAAACTGCAGCAGATAGAGAGACATAAGCAACAGAATAGTTGCCACAAGGCCATGAAGTGAACAGGCAAATAGAGAAGGGTGGTCTCAACAGGTCAATCCAATATTCTGAGTGCTACAGAGGGACTCTACAATGCTCAAGCAGTCCAACTTGATCATTAACCTACTTTGGCGAGCAAATTTGTATCAAGATTAGCATCTTGTACCCCATTAGACCCAGGCAAGtgcaaagaaaaatatacagaaAGCACACTcccatatacacacacaaaagccTGACCAAGATCACTTGAAGAAAAGATTCCACGGTGACTGTCACAGTATCCAACTAAATCTGGTCTAGATCTGATGCTGATCCATAGAGGTATCCATTAAACTACTATATTAGGCTTTCTGGAAGCTTTGGATCAAACCCTAAGCAACCCCTGTAACGCCTCCTAAACATAACTAATAAGTTGACGTTAGACAGTTACATGTGCAGTGCTTAATCAGGTGATGACTTTGAAACAAATTGACTGTTATGTGGCTGATGTTGCTCATCAGGGTCGAAGGCAACCTTGACAGCTTCCCACCACAATAACATGCATTGGTCAAATTCCTGCTTTTTGAAAGGCTAGATAAGGTTGACATCCTATATTACTGGAGTTAATGCTAGGAATCAAAAACATACTTTCTTTTGGCCTGGAACTGGAGGAAGCAGACTTCTCCTCGTCTCTCTCTGAAGTTGACTCTGTTATGCAAGAGCGACCTTGAACAGTAGCATCAGAAACATGAGTTTCATGGGCACCACGATAACCCTCAGTGCCCCTAGCCCTTATTGCATCAGAACATCGTTCCAGATGAGGTTGAACCATATTCTTTGCAATAAACTCTGATGAACCTGTAAAAACAACATCAACTTCAGACACTGTATACAAGAAATCATTTACCATGTGACCACAGTGACTCACTGTTCAGGAATACAGGAAAAGTTGTGGCGACCTAACTTCCTATCATACCAATATGCTTTTCGTAAAACCCTTTCCTTGAACAAATTTGCTAGCTTTGCAAGCATAGTCTGTGGAATGAAGTACATGATATACTGATCAAGCATCCTTCACCCTTCGATTTATGACACAAAAAGAGCAAATTTTCTTGTGATCTTTATTCTAATCTTTCCAAGTCAATAGGCAATCTACTAATTTTAATCAGATTTGTTTAATCCAAAGAGCTCTGGAGCAGCTATCTAGAATGTTGCTTCATGTGCATCAAGAATCAACACATCCCCAAACTGAAAATTTTACCTGGATGGAAATTCAATTTTAGCATTTTCTTGACATGCAAACAACTTTTGACGGAGatattaaaatcatcaaactaAACAACTGGACTCTCAATATGCTCAAACATGGAAAAGGACCTGAAGCCCAGAAAGATTCACAAAGCAATGCTACATAATGAGCAGAATCCACGTCTCAATTGCAAGTTCCATTACTTAATTTTGATGACTGTCATAACAGAAGGGATACTTGGGACGAAGTTGCCTTGGAGTCTTTAATGCAGCTGATGCATGGGCATGGCTGATTAACATGTAGGAGACACAACATAGGATAtccatttaaaaattcaaaactgacatttttttataaacatgaCTATTAGAAAATGGtaacttcaaaaaataattcaGTGGTAACTCTACATCTCCACAATACTTGTGAATTGGTAATTTGTTGGTGTGTGACTCCATATAAAGACCCagtcacaaaaaaatgagagaCAGATCCAATTCTTTATTTCTTCTAGCTGTAAGTTGATGATGGATGGGAGTTTATTCCAACTCCGAACATATTTACATGCGTTGGTAAGCTGAGAAGCGTATGCATCAAAGGTCAAAAGATAACCAATAGTTTTTCAAGAAACTTGAAAATGGATAATACAGGAAACAGAAAGAGGCTATGCATATGACATAACTGCTCTGTGGCTTGCACCCTTGAAGGTGAGAACTGACTTGCAACTTCTCAAATGGTGGAGGACCTACAGAGTCCGTATTTTGAGACAGCTTCAAATGAGAACGAGAAAATCCAGAATACTTCCGACTAATCTGCCACTCTTCATAAAGAGATTGCACCAGACCACCTAGCACGGTGATCATTTTGGATTCCAGGCATAATATGCCACTGTGTATTGGTATTTTGTTCTCCAACCGAACCTACATAATAacatttattaaaaaacataaagacCAGAGCAAAAAGAAGTTTAGATCAGTTTAATGTAAGTATTAGAATACAGATCTTTTAAAGGCATGCCACACAGATGGCATCAATAAAAGAGCAAACTCAACATGTGTGAGAAACGATATCTGgatatataattgaaaaataGTAGCCCAAACTTCACTTCTGACATCTTTAACTAGATGGCCTTTAGATTATTAATAAGAAATAAATTgccaatgcaaaaaaaaaaaagggaaaaagagaaaaccacAGACATTAAAATAGTGGAGGCAATGAAGCATAATACAAAATCCCAGGGAAGACTCAAAAAGATGCAGACAGGGACATCCATTTGACGAATTCCATCAAATAAATCAGGAACATTGATGATCATTCTAAAAATTACAACGCACATGCCCTAGACCTACGGCACATGGACACATCAAACAGCTGCCACATCAACTCAACTCAGGTGTGGATGTGGGTGCAGTGTGTGTTGGTCTGGATGTTCATACATATGCTATATATATTTTGAGTATTGAGAAATATGAGCACTAATATGCACTACCTTCAAATATctgattttatttaattatatgGTTATCAGCACCACCAACTGAAAAAGAGAGAGTTAACCAGCTTCCATCTCAAGAAGCTAACTGTCACTTTGTCAAAAAGATACTTTACAGGTCTCCATTTGTGGACCACCTCAATGCTGTTACTTAGACAGTTCATGGGGTTGCAAACAAGTACTTCTATTCTAAAAACCCTGTATACAtagacacacacagagacatgcacacacacatgtgcCACATCTGCAAAATTTTTCAGAAGTGTGCTGCATGTGCATTTAAGATTTACTGAAAACACCACACTCACATCAGCATTCGTGAGACACAGCTATCAACGTCTTCCAAGACCTATGAGGGGAACTAATGACCTTTCCAAGATCTATGATCAGAACCAGTGGAATCACCAAATCAGTCACCTTTTACTTTAGTATGTGTTTCATAATGGAGCAGATTCCTGACTTATATGATGATCAATATGACAAACTAACTTTTTCTACTTCCTTCGCCTGCAGTGGTCGATGCAAATAGGTGGAAACCAGGCTCGAGTTGAAAACTATTCATAAGGAAGAGAATTTGCCTTTTTTGCAAGGTCTGACTTCTCATAGCAAGCCTCTGTCTGGAAATGCCAACTACCAAGAGGAAGGTAGAGAAACCATCATTCCTTGCAAATGATGCACTAAAAAGAATATATCAACATGGAGAAAGAATAACCAGTTTGGGAGCCGTGGTTGCCTGTTTTATGTGCGACATACATGAACAAAGCTTGGATTTATCTGGCCTTGCCTTTCATTCTCATGTCAAAAACTGTATGAATTCAAGCGATAAAAGAAATCTTAGTCCACATTTCTCCAAATTAGAAGGCAACTGAATTTGTCATCCACCTTCCTGAAAGCATGGACATGCCATGTGATCACCTCAGATTTGAGGCTCTGCCATTCTGTGTTGTTCTTCATTCAATGGTGAGACAAGGATGACATCTTATGGTCAAAATCAAGGATAACAGATCCATCCACCAGGACacttcaaataaaattttggtaaCCTGGAAGCTTATTAGTTAGAGAACTAATTCAAGTGAGCAGCTTAGCAACTATAGACCTGGAATCTTAGTAGCTAGAGAATTAATCCAAGTGAGCAACTTAACCACTCATGCCTTCCATGCATCTAGAAGAAGCCTAGAACACCTTATGGCACTATTCTTTACATTAATGAATGCTCTACAGTCAACACACTTAAGAATAGCAATAACATAAAGAAGATGCTCCAAATTAAGTTAATTACAGAGAAACTTACATAagaataaataaacaaataatctATGTGAATTATTAGTGTTCCTGCAGAGGCATAGTAGGAACTTGATCCACCAATGCTATTTGTTGCAATTGCAATCTAGAAAACTAGAACTTCCAATGTGAAGCTTGGGGGAAatcataaaaattgaaaatttttcatgaccaaCATATCCTAAAATAGAatgtaatgacaaaaataaccTAAAACAGAAGGCCACATCATCTTTGTTTGCATTCAGAAATAGGAACTAGCCATTTGATTTAAATAGACGATATGTAACGATATGTAGCATTATCAACCTTTGTGCCAGGAATAATTTCTTCTGTGATTGATAATAATGGAGTATACTCTATGGCGGTTACTTCTGAATAACCATCAGTAAGACAAAACATCAGAAGCCTTTTAGAGTTTTTGAATGATACTTCAGTGCTACTTTGATGAACATCTCTGACAGACATAACctgcttcaaaagaaaaacacaaattaCAATTACAGAGAAGCAGACCTGTTTAagataaattatattttatgtaCGAACACAACCAGCACATCATTGCTCAGGTTGTCACAAAATGACTTCCATCATGTAAAAATAtgggggaaaaaataaaaagttataaCTAACAGAACTCTAAAACTGTTGCCTAAGGCCCTAAACATGATTTACAGAACTAAGTACGCCAAAGAATGTACTTCCACAGAGTATTCTGGACTACAATAGTTCTTCACTTGTGGGTCTGTGTGTGCTATTCTTAGTTTCTGATGTCGCTAACCCTTATGTGACTAAGGTTAACCATTATAAGCTCTGTTGTCCTTTTGTCTCTTGTGGTTGATTTATGCACTGGGAAAGAGATTTGTAAGAGAGTTGTGAGACGAGAAGTTCGACATTCCCCTGAGGAATGTCTCACTGGAGCGAGGATGCCTTAAGGAGTGAAGGTGTAAGCATAGTCCCCTGAAGCCGAGGATTCTAATGGCCGAGCTGAGTTTCACAAAGGCAACTTCGATTGGTTATCGCCTAGCAAAAGAGGAGGACGAGTTAGACAGGTGAGCATTATGATGAACTCAGGAATCCCCAGAAGGGCTAAGCCACAATGATTAGACTTCACTTCACAAGTTGTGTGAAGAATAGTAGCCTAGTAGGTGGAGCTCAAAGGGAGAAAAGTGCTTCAGTTGTTGCATGACATTGACAGTGAGCATTCTA
Coding sequences:
- the LOC116251082 gene encoding protein PGR, which codes for MLNPSPGSVATCREGGTRKKREGMEGLAIRGAIAVVVSLLVAIRAFKHGSLSKSGAFMGFLVLSIHIAASYRFGAIILAFFFTSSKLTKMGEDKKRGADDSFKVGGQRNWIQVLSNSGIATILLVAVGYLTGWKDVCLDSKESSLVTCLMGGIIGHYACCNGDTWSSELGMLSDAQPRLITTFKTVPKGTNGAVTVSGLIAAAAAGSVVGLTFILVGLLTASCNVDVALKQLLVLPLSMLAGVIGSLIDSLLGATMQFSGFCYVRKKVVGKPGPTVKKIAGVHILDNNGVNLVSILLSTLLTSIACLYIF
- the LOC116246048 gene encoding uncharacterized protein LOC116246048 isoform X1, with amino-acid sequence MDGRARMEAILRSLTSAGWCFRDADETIGALSAFATTTGVVDEKTMEAELLNMDLREIGGRSLPDPSLLKKSSHLQGPKVLQVMSVRDVHQSSTEVSFKNSKRLLMFCLTDGYSEVTAIEYTPLLSITEEIIPGTKVRLENKIPIHSGILCLESKMITVLGGLVQSLYEEWQISRKYSGFSRSHLKLSQNTDSVGPPPFEKLQVSSHLQGCKPQSSSSEFIAKNMVQPHLERCSDAIRARGTEGYRGAHETHVSDATVQGRSCITESTSERDEEKSASSSSRPKEISDAVPIQNQAAAQKLFGRMNKPDKDGRQPMRGRGTRQRGKGKAEEPAVFTLDEWEKRKSTTGISGKLETGLDVRSDEEIARQLQRQLNLEDQNFAGCHESEADKIRMSMFNFGREGIQAEGGRVGRGRGRGRGRRRFG
- the LOC116246048 gene encoding uncharacterized protein LOC116246048 isoform X2; this encodes MDGRARMEAILRSLTSAGWCFRDADETIGALSAFATTTGVVDEKTMEAELLNMDLREIGGRSLPDPSLLKKSSHLQGPKVLQVRLENKIPIHSGILCLESKMITVLGGLVQSLYEEWQISRKYSGFSRSHLKLSQNTDSVGPPPFEKLQVSSHLQGCKPQSSSSEFIAKNMVQPHLERCSDAIRARGTEGYRGAHETHVSDATVQGRSCITESTSERDEEKSASSSSRPKEISDAVPIQNQAAAQKLFGRMNKPDKDGRQPMRGRGTRQRGKGKAEEPAVFTLDEWEKRKSTTGISGKLETGLDVRSDEEIARQLQRQLNLEDQNFAGCHESEADKIRMSMFNFGREGIQAEGGRVGRGRGRGRGRRRFG